CGAGCAACAACCCCACGCTCGCCCAGATCCGTCGCCAACGCCCGTCGATCACGGCGTGGCTCCTTTTCGGGCCAGCAGCTCACGCCACGCTTTCAGCTCGGCCCGCGCCCGAGGGCTGCGCAAGAGCCAGGCTGCAAGTAACCCACCCGCGAGTAAGGTGCTCAAAACCAGTTGGTAAAGGTCGGGGAAATCCGTGGCCTGCTCGACCAAGGCAAAAACCGCGCCCACCACCGCCGCGCACAAGGTTGGAGCGATCATGCGCTTCCAGCCCGCCTCGGGCGCGTGAGGGCGTAACCGCGCCAGCATGCGGTGCAGCCGGGCCAGCATCAGCGCAAAACAACCCGCGCTGTAGCCTGCGACCAGCGCCAGCGGCGAGTGCAGCGCACCGAGCCCGATCAGCGCAAAAACGACTGCCGCCTGGACGAGCGCCCAGTTACGTGTGCGGCGGGTCGCTCCTTGGGCGAGGTCGAGCCACATGCAGGCATACCAGAAGAGGAAGCCCGTCGCCGCGAGGGTCAGCAGTTGCAGATAGGGCAAGCCGACCGACCAACCGGGCCCGAGCGCCACGCGGATCACGCTTTCGCCCGCCGCCAGCACCACAGCCACGACCGGCAGCCATAGCCAGGCGAGCACCTGCAGCAGGCGCAAAAAGTAACGGGCCTGCCGAGGCGGGTAGCTCTGCAGGCGACTGAGCGAGGCGTGCGAAACCTCACCGACTGCGATGCGCAGGTTGCGAGTCGGCATCTCCACCAGCGTAAACATGCGGTTGTAGATACCGAGTAGCGCGGCAGGAGCGATGGCGCCGAGCAAAAACTGATCGAGCCGCAAGGTATGCACGCTCACCAGCCGCTGCACGAGCAAGTCGCGCGTATAGCGGCCAAACACCTCCGGCAGCGGGGCCCAGCTCCAGCGGAAGGGGTCGCGCCGTTGGCAGGCCAGCAGCCATATGGTCAGGAAGGCCTCGCGCGCCACATGCATTACGATCAGCGCCGCCATGCCATAGCCCCGCCACGCGACCAAAACCGACATACCCACCCCAAAGGCCATGGCGACAGTCAAGGCCACGTTCAGCTCTGTAAAGCGCATCTGGCGGCGCCAGCGGGCCTGTGGCTGGAGATTGAGGCCGCCGACCAGAAAGAGGAGCGACAGCCCCAGGGCGGGTGCGACGAAGCCCGGCTCCCCGTAGAGCAGCTCCAGCAACGGCCCGGTCAGTGCCATCAGGCCCGCAAACCCGAGCCCGAGCGCCGCCGTGCGCCAAAAAAGGCTGCGAAAGGTCTCGGCGGCTACTTCGGGCACCTGCACCACCGCCTCCAGCCAGCCAAAGCTGCGCAGGTTATCCAGAAAGATGACCACGCTCCAGAGCAGCGCGAAGTGGCCGAACACCGCCGGCTCGACGAGGCGGGCGAGGACCATGATGCCCGCAATGGTGGTCAGCGCGCGCAGGGCCTGCCCGACCACGGCGGCCGCCATTGCCTGCCGGTTGCTCTGGGCAGGTTCGGCGCTCACGGTTGCAGGCGGGCGGGCACAGGGTGCATGGAGAAAGCGGCGACCATCTGGCCACGCATTTTGTTGC
The Verrucomicrobiota bacterium JB022 DNA segment above includes these coding regions:
- a CDS encoding oligosaccharide flippase family protein, with amino-acid sequence MSAEPAQSNRQAMAAAVVGQALRALTTIAGIMVLARLVEPAVFGHFALLWSVVIFLDNLRSFGWLEAVVQVPEVAAETFRSLFWRTAALGLGFAGLMALTGPLLELLYGEPGFVAPALGLSLLFLVGGLNLQPQARWRRQMRFTELNVALTVAMAFGVGMSVLVAWRGYGMAALIVMHVAREAFLTIWLLACQRRDPFRWSWAPLPEVFGRYTRDLLVQRLVSVHTLRLDQFLLGAIAPAALLGIYNRMFTLVEMPTRNLRIAVGEVSHASLSRLQSYPPRQARYFLRLLQVLAWLWLPVVAVVLAAGESVIRVALGPGWSVGLPYLQLLTLAATGFLFWYACMWLDLAQGATRRTRNWALVQAAVVFALIGLGALHSPLALVAGYSAGCFALMLARLHRMLARLRPHAPEAGWKRMIAPTLCAAVVGAVFALVEQATDFPDLYQLVLSTLLAGGLLAAWLLRSPRARAELKAWRELLARKGATP